The DNA sequence AGGGCAGCACGAACAGTTCGGCCTCGGCCAGCGCCTGCCACTTGGCCTCCCCCGCCAGCGGACCGGCAAACTGGACCCGCTGCAGGCCCAAGCGACCCGCGAGGCGCTCCAGCACCGCCCGGTGCCCGCCCACATCCGGGCCGACAATCCGCACCTGCCAGTCGGGGTGCGCCCCCTCCAGCCGGGCCCAGGCGTGCAGCAAGCCATCGAGGCCCTTGACCGGGTGCAGGCGGCCCAGAAACAGCAGCGTGCGGGGCAAGCAATGATGTTTGGGACGCCACACGGGCAGATCGATGCCGCTCGGGATCACGGCCACCGGCTGCCGGAAGCCCCAGCGGCGAATGTCGTCCCGCTCGTGCAGGGCCGTCGCGTGAAAACACGAGACGGGCGCCAGCGCCGGGCGCTGCAGCAAGGGCCAGACCAGGCGCTTGAGCGGAGAGCCGCTGCGCATGGCCCAGGGCGAGAGCGTCCCGTGGGGCGAGACCACGTAAGGCAGACGAAAGCGACGGGCCACCCAACCCGGATAGACGTTGGGCCACATCCACAGGCTGTGGTTGTGCAGCACCCCGATCCGACTCGTGGCGGCCTCATTTCGTAGCCAGGCGAGCAACGCCGGCGAGGCGCCCCAGCGACGGGGCCCCGCCCCACGCGGGAACGCGTGCAGCCAGGGGCGCTCCCGATCAGGGGAGGCCTCGAGGGTGGCCAGATCAGCCCGGCAGCCCTGCGCCTGCAAGGCCGGCAGCAGACGCGTCACGACGTAAGTGGGGCCGCTGGCGTCCTCGGCCAGGGCCGGCACGATATGAACGGCGCGCATGGGCCTCCCCTCAAGTTGATCGCCGCCGCAGTCGATGAGGACCTTAACACAAACGCCGTCTGTTCCGAACCCTGGTGACAGGGCCAGCGAGGGAGGCGGGCGTGTGGCCGGGCTGCACCGCCGTTGCCAAGCTGATGCCTGGAAGTATTAAGGCTTCCGACAGTTTGCGTTTCGCGTGCATAAACACGGCGCCCCACGGGTACGGTCCACTTGTGATCAACTTTACAGCCACGCCCTTCCGCTTTTCATATTGTTGGCGCAATGGTCATCGGCGAGTTTGGTGCCCCGTGGTCGACCCCCGCTCGTGACTGATCGGTCCCACCTTGCCTTCCTCCGCCAGAAAGAGAGTAACCCCGATGCGAAATGTCGTCATGTTCCGGTCTCTGACAGTGCCCGTGGCCTCGGCCTTCATGCTGGCCTCGTGCTTTGCCCCGGTGACGTCGGTGACCCCGACAGGCGCACCGCTGCAGGGCCCCTCCTCGGTGGACGCCCCGATCCCGGCCGTCGCGCCGCTGCCTGCCGGCACCGTCAAGGGTGTCGTGATGGCCTTCAATGCGCAGAAGCAAGACTTCGAGCCGGTGGTCGGCGCCCAGGTGTCCGTCGCCGGCGCCAAGATCTTCGGTACCACCGCCGCTGACGGCACCTACACCTTGACGGGCGTGGCGCCCGGCAAGCACGAGATTCAGGTGTTCGCGGAAGGCTACTCGGATGGCAAGGCCACGATTCAGGCCAACAAGGTGTTCGGCCTGAGCAACGTCAACGTGGCGATGATGCGCCAAGGGCTCGGCGCCGCGGGCGGCAGCCTCGACAGCGGGGCAGCCCCCAAGGGCGGCTTCGAATTGCAGCAGACGATCACCTCCACGCCGGTCGCCACCGCCCCAGCCGCCCGCAACATCACCGT is a window from the Candidatus Sericytochromatia bacterium genome containing:
- a CDS encoding glycosyltransferase; protein product: MRAVHIVPALAEDASGPTYVVTRLLPALQAQGCRADLATLEASPDRERPWLHAFPRGAGPRRWGASPALLAWLRNEAATSRIGVLHNHSLWMWPNVYPGWVARRFRLPYVVSPHGTLSPWAMRSGSPLKRLVWPLLQRPALAPVSCFHATALHERDDIRRWGFRQPVAVIPSGIDLPVWRPKHHCLPRTLLFLGRLHPVKGLDGLLHAWARLEGAHPDWQVRIVGPDVGGHRAVLERLAGRLGLQRVQFAGPLAGEAKWQALAEAELFVLPSHSENFAVAVAEALAAGTPALVSQAAPWGELPLRGAGWWVAPGLDPWVAALDQALGRPAAELSAMGELGRAWMAREFDWAVVAGRMAETYRWLLTGGALPPWISRD